The Paenibacillus sophorae genome has a segment encoding these proteins:
- a CDS encoding ATP-binding cassette domain-containing protein: MNQKSITAPHNGSWAIEAHDLVKAFGDNRAVDGVNLKVGTGTIYGVLGPNGAGKTTTIRMLATLLRPDSGSASIFGHDVVKEPQIVRQLIGVTGQYASVDESLSATENLVVFSRLLGLGRAEARQKAAELLEEFGLTEAAKRPLKNFSGGMRRRLDLAASLIAQPPLIFLDEPTTGLDPRTRNQMWDTIRRLVKSGSTVLLTTQYLEEADQLADRIAVIDHGRVVAEGTVDELKASVGNSSLQLRVQNPQDIVIARRTVEQVLKVQSNISAEAAKITAPMGNADRVTDLLIALREAGIPLAEMSVQKPTLDEVFLTITGHGVQEDAAMAFSESNEMEGQKHEYIN; encoded by the coding sequence ATGAATCAAAAATCGATAACAGCGCCACACAATGGGAGTTGGGCAATCGAAGCGCACGACCTTGTTAAGGCTTTTGGAGACAACCGTGCGGTGGATGGTGTAAATCTGAAAGTGGGAACCGGTACGATCTACGGCGTGCTTGGTCCGAATGGAGCGGGGAAGACGACAACAATCCGCATGCTGGCGACCTTACTGCGGCCGGATTCAGGTTCGGCGAGTATCTTCGGGCATGATGTGGTGAAGGAACCGCAGATCGTACGTCAATTGATCGGGGTGACCGGCCAGTACGCGTCAGTCGATGAGTCGCTTAGTGCGACCGAGAATCTGGTTGTTTTCTCCCGATTGCTCGGACTGGGGCGTGCCGAGGCACGTCAAAAGGCAGCGGAGCTGTTGGAGGAATTTGGGCTGACCGAAGCGGCAAAACGTCCGCTCAAAAATTTCTCCGGCGGTATGCGCCGGCGGCTGGATTTGGCTGCAAGTCTTATTGCACAGCCGCCGCTTATTTTTTTGGATGAGCCTACTACCGGGCTGGACCCGCGCACGCGCAACCAAATGTGGGATACGATCCGGCGGCTGGTCAAATCGGGCTCAACTGTCTTGTTAACCACGCAGTATCTTGAAGAGGCGGATCAACTGGCTGACCGGATAGCGGTTATCGATCATGGACGGGTTGTCGCCGAGGGTACAGTTGATGAACTGAAAGCATCCGTCGGCAATTCGTCGCTGCAATTAAGGGTGCAAAACCCGCAGGACATCGTGATTGCCCGCCGGACTGTCGAACAGGTCCTCAAGGTGCAGTCCAATATATCCGCGGAAGCCGCGAAAATTACTGCGCCCATGGGGAACGCCGATCGGGTCACGGACCTGCTCATCGCTCTTCGCGAGGCGGGCATCCCTTTGGCCGAAATGAGTGTGCAGAAGCCAACCCTTGACGAGGTATTTCTAACCATTACGGGCCATGGTGTACAAGAGGACGCAGCAATGGCGTTTAGTGAATCGAACGAAATGGAGGGACAAAAGCATGAGTACATTAATTAA
- a CDS encoding DUF1801 domain-containing protein, which produces MNPEVTEFIENIKSPWQIEVCNQLRQMVHQTIPEVQERIQYKKPHFLKNGKYAAVITPSKDAVAFMLFNVSGIDVPKEFEGPAERKSIKIREEDSPDYELLAGLLAQSSKEL; this is translated from the coding sequence ATGAATCCTGAGGTTACCGAGTTTATCGAGAACATTAAATCACCCTGGCAGATCGAGGTTTGCAATCAGCTCCGCCAAATGGTTCATCAGACCATTCCCGAGGTTCAAGAACGGATTCAATACAAGAAACCGCATTTTCTAAAAAACGGGAAATACGCTGCGGTCATTACGCCCTCTAAAGATGCGGTAGCCTTTATGCTGTTCAATGTCAGCGGGATTGATGTCCCCAAAGAGTTCGAAGGCCCTGCCGAACGCAAGTCGATCAAAATACGCGAAGAGGATTCGCCGGATTATGAGTTGCTGGCCGGGCTTCTCGCTCAGTCCTCTAAAGAGCTGTAA
- a CDS encoding cupin domain-containing protein encodes MIDEAIDQAVVIRKSDTKMQSENNDSFRSYCYYTNNPIRDFELFKVEMEPHASKESDGHSPKTQEYILVVRGELTLRVNAQEYVLKEGDSIYFDCTSPHSFTNNQETLLEFTDIIYYS; translated from the coding sequence TTGATCGATGAAGCCATCGACCAGGCCGTTGTGATCCGTAAATCCGACACGAAGATGCAATCCGAGAATAATGACTCTTTTCGTTCATATTGCTACTATACGAATAATCCGATTAGGGATTTTGAATTGTTTAAAGTAGAGATGGAACCGCATGCTTCAAAAGAGTCTGATGGTCATTCACCAAAAACACAAGAGTATATTCTAGTGGTAAGGGGAGAATTAACGCTGAGAGTAAATGCTCAAGAATATGTATTAAAAGAAGGCGATTCCATTTACTTTGACTGTACTTCCCCACACTCATTTACAAATAATCAAGAAACTCTCCTTGAGTTTACGGACATCATCTACTATTCTTGA
- a CDS encoding DMT family transporter has translation MSKAKISFIISMLIFGSIGLFVRNIPFTSSQIALVRGLVGSLLLFAASFVFTQRLSWKRIRPNLWLLAASGIALGMNWIFLFQAYHYTTIANATICYYFAPIFVMFLSPLILKERLKMINVLCILSAMAGMLCIVGIGGGAAATNNILGIGYGLTAAALYAIVIMINKFLKNISGIESSFMQLLISAFSLFPYVLLNDEFQISSASGTSIGLLVIVGVVHTGIAYLIYFSALRKLSSQTIAAFSYIDPISAILMSSIFLHENMTLLQIFGGILILGAAFVNEMAGTKKELDLIKESV, from the coding sequence ATGAGCAAAGCTAAAATCAGTTTCATCATTTCCATGCTGATATTCGGGAGTATAGGTTTGTTTGTGCGGAATATCCCATTTACCTCCAGTCAGATTGCGCTGGTAAGGGGTTTAGTCGGAAGTCTCTTGTTATTCGCTGCCAGCTTCGTATTTACTCAAAGGCTTTCATGGAAAAGAATACGGCCCAATCTATGGCTGCTTGCTGCATCCGGAATCGCACTCGGAATGAACTGGATTTTCTTGTTTCAAGCCTACCATTACACGACGATTGCAAATGCGACGATATGCTACTATTTTGCGCCAATCTTTGTGATGTTCTTATCCCCGCTGATCCTCAAAGAACGCTTAAAGATGATCAATGTCCTGTGTATCCTGTCTGCAATGGCAGGGATGTTATGTATCGTCGGAATAGGCGGCGGCGCGGCCGCAACAAATAATATTTTAGGAATCGGATACGGTTTAACGGCAGCGGCTTTATATGCCATTGTTATAATGATCAATAAATTCTTAAAAAACATCTCAGGTATCGAGAGCTCCTTTATGCAGCTGTTAATTTCAGCCTTTTCTTTGTTTCCATATGTTCTGCTCAATGATGAATTTCAAATATCCTCAGCTTCCGGCACATCCATAGGACTGCTTGTTATCGTGGGAGTTGTACATACGGGCATTGCATACCTCATTTATTTTTCTGCCCTAAGGAAATTAAGCAGTCAAACCATTGCCGCTTTCAGCTATATCGACCCTATTTCAGCCATCCTAATGTCAAGTATTTTCCTGCATGAAAATATGACTCTTTTACAAATATTTGGAGGCATATTGATTTTGGGAGCTGCGTTCGTAAATGAAATGGCTGGGACAAAAAAAGAACTTGATCTAATAAAAGAGAGTGTTTAA
- a CDS encoding cysteine-rich CWC family protein: protein MTDQSKLTAQSAGTCPLCGKANGCAGAAGRSHAECWCMNEIFPQEILKQVPKEHLGKACICKECLEAYKRNGG, encoded by the coding sequence ATGACGGATCAATCCAAACTTACGGCGCAGTCTGCGGGAACCTGTCCTCTGTGCGGAAAAGCCAATGGCTGCGCGGGCGCGGCGGGCCGCTCTCACGCAGAGTGCTGGTGCATGAACGAGATTTTTCCCCAGGAGATATTGAAGCAGGTTCCGAAAGAGCATCTCGGCAAAGCCTGCATTTGCAAGGAGTGCCTGGAGGCGTATAAGCGGAACGGCGGATAG
- a CDS encoding Gfo/Idh/MocA family protein, with product MSKLNWAIIGPGWAASDFVKAIKTVNGSVYAVAGISQEEAQAFADKNQVENAFGDYTEMLKDEAIDVVYISTPHNLHHKFIIESLKHGKHVISEKAITVNSEQLTEIIALAEEKNLVVAEAMTLYYMPVYKKLKEILDSGQLGKLKMIQVSFGSCKEYDVKNRFFSKDLAGGALLDIGTYALSFTRFFLSQQPNEVLTTVKTFETGVDEQSGIVLKNEADEMAVISLTMRAKMPKRGIVAGELGFITVDNFPRADKATITYTDGRVEQIEAGETAKALEYEVEDMQNFIINKKNTATLHLSNDVMALMTNVRNQWGIKYPFE from the coding sequence ATGAGTAAGTTGAATTGGGCCATCATCGGCCCGGGTTGGGCAGCATCGGATTTTGTCAAAGCGATCAAAACGGTAAATGGAAGTGTCTACGCCGTAGCAGGAATATCACAGGAAGAGGCGCAGGCCTTTGCCGATAAGAATCAAGTCGAAAATGCCTTCGGCGATTATACAGAGATGTTAAAGGACGAAGCGATCGACGTTGTCTACATCTCCACCCCTCATAATCTGCACCACAAGTTTATTATAGAGAGCCTGAAGCATGGCAAGCATGTGATCAGCGAAAAGGCAATTACGGTAAACAGCGAGCAATTAACCGAAATTATCGCATTGGCCGAAGAGAAGAACCTGGTTGTTGCCGAAGCGATGACGCTGTATTATATGCCTGTATACAAGAAACTCAAGGAGATTCTGGATTCGGGACAGCTCGGCAAGCTGAAAATGATTCAGGTATCGTTCGGAAGCTGCAAAGAGTACGATGTGAAGAACCGCTTTTTCAGCAAAGATCTGGCCGGGGGCGCGCTCCTCGATATCGGGACTTATGCGCTATCCTTCACCCGCTTCTTCCTGTCCCAGCAGCCGAATGAAGTTCTGACGACAGTGAAAACATTTGAAACCGGTGTGGACGAGCAATCCGGAATCGTTCTGAAGAACGAGGCGGACGAGATGGCGGTCATCTCGCTGACCATGCGGGCCAAAATGCCGAAGCGCGGTATAGTCGCGGGAGAGCTTGGATTCATCACCGTAGACAACTTCCCAAGAGCGGATAAAGCCACCATTACTTATACCGACGGCAGAGTAGAACAAATTGAGGCCGGAGAAACGGCCAAAGCATTGGAATACGAAGTGGAAGATATGCAGAATTTCATTATAAATAAGAAGAATACAGCTACGCTGCATCTGTCCAATGATGTTATGGCTCTTATGACCAATGTCCGTAACCAATGGGGTATAAAATATCCTTTTGAATAA
- a CDS encoding PTS fructose transporter subunit IIC, with the protein MKLVAITSCPTGIAHTYMAAEALQVAAKAMGHNIKVETQGSVGAENVITEQDLREADGIIIAADTKVDKSRFAGRSIIEVPVKEAIRDPKELINRALSAQPAAPANVDLTEQVNQIKAEEKESRSGIYKHLMTGVSFMIPFVVAGGLLIALGFAIGGIYVFDHPGSIGETLFTTGKSAFALMIPILGAYIAYSIADRPALVPGMIGGYFASTNGSGFLGALLAGFAAGYLVLAIKKYLKLPKTMQGLMPILIIPLLSAAVMGLLMVYVVGEPVAFVNKALADWLNSLNGTNAAILGIILGLMQAFDMGGPVNKAAYAFATSTLVPGHASPIMAAVMAAGMVPPLGIALSTVLAKRKYTAAEKEAGKACWALGASFITEGAIPFAATDPLRVIPSIMAGSAVAGGLSMAFGAGLAVPHGGVWVLLIPNVVTQLVPYIIAILAGTAVTAGILSFVKKNVSVSSDAKIQYENVQGELKL; encoded by the coding sequence ATGAAGCTTGTAGCCATTACGTCATGTCCGACCGGTATAGCTCACACCTATATGGCGGCGGAAGCACTTCAAGTGGCGGCCAAAGCAATGGGGCATAACATCAAAGTAGAGACCCAAGGCTCCGTTGGCGCCGAGAACGTGATTACGGAACAGGATCTGCGGGAAGCGGACGGAATCATTATTGCCGCGGATACGAAGGTGGATAAGAGCCGTTTTGCCGGAAGATCAATCATTGAAGTTCCGGTTAAGGAAGCCATTAGAGACCCTAAAGAACTGATTAACCGGGCTTTAAGCGCCCAGCCGGCGGCTCCCGCAAACGTGGATCTGACCGAGCAGGTGAATCAAATCAAGGCGGAAGAAAAAGAATCAAGAAGCGGGATCTACAAGCATCTGATGACCGGCGTTTCGTTCATGATTCCCTTTGTGGTGGCAGGCGGCCTGCTGATAGCACTAGGCTTCGCCATCGGCGGTATTTATGTCTTCGACCATCCGGGTTCGATTGGCGAAACGTTGTTCACAACAGGTAAATCGGCATTTGCCTTGATGATTCCGATCTTGGGCGCATATATTGCTTATTCGATTGCCGACAGACCCGCTCTAGTACCCGGTATGATCGGCGGATATTTTGCCAGCACGAACGGGTCGGGCTTCCTTGGCGCTCTGCTTGCCGGCTTTGCCGCAGGCTATCTGGTGCTCGCGATCAAGAAGTATCTGAAGCTGCCCAAAACGATGCAGGGCCTGATGCCGATCCTTATCATTCCTCTGCTGTCTGCGGCTGTTATGGGACTGCTCATGGTCTATGTTGTCGGAGAGCCGGTAGCCTTCGTTAACAAGGCATTGGCTGATTGGTTGAATTCGCTTAATGGTACAAATGCGGCAATACTTGGAATTATTCTTGGACTGATGCAGGCCTTCGACATGGGAGGTCCGGTAAACAAAGCGGCCTATGCGTTCGCCACTTCCACTCTCGTACCGGGTCACGCTTCTCCGATTATGGCGGCTGTTATGGCAGCCGGTATGGTTCCGCCGCTTGGTATTGCGCTGTCGACTGTGCTTGCCAAGAGAAAGTACACGGCTGCGGAAAAAGAAGCGGGGAAAGCCTGCTGGGCTTTGGGCGCATCCTTCATTACCGAAGGCGCGATCCCGTTCGCAGCGACCGATCCTCTTCGGGTCATCCCGTCCATCATGGCCGGTTCCGCAGTGGCAGGCGGCCTTTCGATGGCGTTTGGAGCCGGACTTGCCGTACCGCACGGCGGCGTATGGGTGCTGTTGATTCCGAATGTCGTTACCCAACTGGTGCCGTATATCATTGCCATTTTGGCAGGCACAGCGGTTACGGCGGGCATCCTTTCTTTTGTTAAGAAAAACGTAAGTGTGTCTAGCGATGCAAAAATACAATATGAGAATGTTCAGGGGGAACTGAAACTATGA
- the rpiA gene encoding ribose 5-phosphate isomerase A, whose protein sequence is MSDDIKKVCAREALKLIKTGTIIGLGGGSTISYLIQYIKEDANLEVKVVTPSVKTRLLCIQNGLEVLYTSAVEQISVAFDGCDEVDESLNALKSGGGIHTKEKLIASMAEDYILLVDDTKFVSRLTFKHPVVLEILEDSLAYVQHKVAELGGKPSIRTSAAKDGFTVTENGNLLLDVHFEQVDDIAKLESELQQIRGVVDTSLFVNVATKALIAGESGVRLVSGTKN, encoded by the coding sequence ATGTCTGACGATATCAAGAAAGTATGCGCTCGGGAAGCCCTCAAATTGATTAAGACCGGTACGATTATCGGCTTGGGTGGAGGAAGCACCATATCCTATCTGATCCAATATATCAAAGAGGATGCCAATCTAGAGGTCAAAGTAGTTACGCCATCCGTCAAAACGAGACTGCTATGCATCCAGAACGGGCTGGAGGTGCTGTACACGTCCGCGGTGGAGCAAATATCGGTAGCTTTTGACGGCTGCGATGAGGTGGATGAGAGCTTGAACGCGCTGAAGAGCGGCGGCGGCATCCATACGAAGGAAAAGCTAATCGCTTCCATGGCGGAGGACTACATACTGCTTGTCGACGATACGAAGTTTGTGAGTCGCCTGACCTTTAAGCATCCCGTCGTTCTGGAGATCCTCGAAGATTCCCTGGCCTATGTGCAACATAAGGTTGCCGAACTTGGGGGCAAGCCGTCCATTCGAACGAGTGCCGCCAAAGACGGGTTTACCGTGACGGAGAACGGAAATCTGCTGCTGGACGTGCATTTTGAACAGGTGGACGATATTGCCAAGCTTGAAAGCGAGCTGCAGCAGATTCGCGGGGTGGTCGATACATCCTTATTTGTCAATGTGGCTACGAAAGCGCTGATTGCTGGTGAATCCGGCGTCCGTCTGGTATCCGGAACAAAGAATTGA
- a CDS encoding sugar-binding transcriptional regulator, whose protein sequence is MDNNEEIRLMLKVAQMYYDNDMTQSEISKELGIYRTTISRMLKKIREKGIVKITINYSLSETFSIERQLVERFGLKEAIVVPVTGDDKKAKLKVMGQACAQLVSRIVGDEDVVGLAWGSSLAEVINELEEPRESSAVFVPMVGGPSGKLESQFHVNTLVYAAAQKFKGTSYLIDVPAILELKETRDQIVESQYFQNISDLWEKVTIAIFGIGSIQMKGSATWNSFYGNELFEELERGQIVGDICSQFFDIDGNLVTTSISERRIAIGLDHLHKTKYSIGVAESPEKADAIIGALRGKYVNVLVTTEETARIILERTV, encoded by the coding sequence ATGGATAATAATGAAGAGATCAGGTTAATGCTGAAGGTTGCTCAAATGTATTACGACAACGACATGACGCAGAGCGAAATTTCAAAGGAGCTTGGGATTTACCGGACGACCATAAGCCGTATGTTGAAGAAAATCCGCGAGAAAGGCATCGTGAAGATCACGATTAACTATAGCCTCAGCGAAACCTTCAGCATCGAACGGCAACTGGTGGAGCGCTTCGGTCTGAAGGAAGCAATCGTAGTCCCGGTTACAGGCGATGACAAGAAGGCCAAGCTGAAAGTCATGGGCCAGGCTTGCGCACAGCTAGTGAGCCGGATTGTCGGGGATGAAGATGTGGTCGGGTTAGCCTGGGGAAGCTCACTTGCCGAGGTCATTAATGAACTGGAAGAGCCCCGCGAATCCAGCGCAGTGTTTGTGCCCATGGTTGGCGGGCCGTCCGGCAAACTGGAGAGTCAATTCCATGTGAATACCCTTGTGTACGCAGCCGCGCAGAAGTTTAAAGGTACGTCCTACCTGATTGATGTTCCTGCCATATTGGAGCTTAAGGAAACGCGGGATCAAATCGTGGAGTCGCAATATTTTCAGAATATATCGGATCTTTGGGAAAAGGTTACGATTGCGATTTTTGGCATCGGTTCCATACAGATGAAGGGCAGCGCGACCTGGAATTCTTTTTACGGGAACGAGCTGTTTGAAGAACTGGAAAGAGGCCAAATTGTCGGGGATATTTGTTCCCAATTTTTTGATATCGACGGAAATCTTGTAACTACAAGCATCTCCGAGCGTAGGATTGCGATTGGGCTGGACCATTTGCACAAGACGAAGTATTCCATTGGAGTCGCGGAGTCGCCGGAGAAGGCAGACGCCATTATTGGCGCTTTGCGCGGAAAATATGTTAACGTTCTGGTGACTACTGAAGAAACGGCCAGGATCATATTGGAACGTACAGTCTAA
- a CDS encoding GIY-YIG nuclease family protein: protein MKDKISSLPSSPGVYLMKDSLGGIIYVGKSKNLKKRVQSYFYNLRSHPKKVKQLVGHIKDLEHRVTDTEFEAFMLECKLIQELKPMYNKKMKNPLAYTYIVIKISEGMRRIEITNNPGANDGHVVFGPYTANKNSVERAVQGIQECYKIACTHSHFSSSACLNHSLGLCLGMCLGGEAVTEYNRILGRFIALLDGSDRGLYEEIQQRMQEAAEQYDFETAAKYRDYMESVNIILNKEKVIGFTEENRNIVIIEYLSEDTIKLFLVKRNVILHREKLTITPSGMESLHAKIKTLIMNSFGADSTLLSSKVSREEIDEAQIIYSYLQGSACRYLFIPDEWLASGDPTDTDEALHAYLNNALTPT from the coding sequence ATGAAAGACAAAATTAGCAGCCTTCCCTCATCGCCGGGAGTCTATCTGATGAAAGATTCGCTTGGCGGGATCATTTATGTCGGCAAGTCCAAGAACCTCAAAAAAAGAGTGCAATCCTACTTCTATAACTTGAGGTCCCATCCCAAAAAGGTAAAGCAGCTGGTGGGCCATATAAAGGACCTTGAGCACAGGGTGACAGACACCGAGTTTGAGGCTTTTATGCTGGAATGCAAGTTAATTCAGGAATTGAAGCCCATGTACAATAAAAAGATGAAAAATCCGCTCGCCTACACCTACATTGTTATAAAGATCAGCGAAGGGATGCGGCGTATAGAAATCACCAACAATCCTGGTGCAAACGATGGCCATGTGGTATTCGGACCCTACACAGCCAACAAGAATTCGGTGGAACGGGCGGTTCAAGGGATTCAGGAATGTTATAAAATCGCCTGCACTCATTCTCATTTCAGCAGCTCCGCATGTTTGAACCATTCCCTCGGGCTATGTCTTGGTATGTGTCTGGGCGGCGAGGCTGTTACCGAATACAACCGGATCTTAGGCCGCTTTATCGCTCTTCTTGACGGCAGCGACCGGGGGTTGTATGAAGAAATACAGCAAAGAATGCAGGAGGCGGCAGAGCAATACGACTTTGAGACGGCGGCGAAATACAGGGACTATATGGAGTCGGTAAACATCATTCTAAATAAGGAAAAAGTGATCGGCTTCACCGAAGAGAACCGGAATATCGTCATCATTGAATATTTAAGCGAGGATACGATCAAGCTCTTTCTCGTCAAGCGGAATGTAATTCTTCACAGGGAAAAACTAACTATCACGCCTTCCGGAATGGAATCGCTGCACGCCAAGATAAAGACTTTAATAATGAATAGCTTCGGGGCCGATTCCACTCTTCTTTCCAGTAAAGTCAGCCGTGAAGAAATCGATGAAGCCCAGATTATCTACAGCTATCTCCAGGGCAGCGCCTGCCGTTATCTCTTTATTCCGGATGAATGGCTCGCATCCGGGGACCCTACCGATACCGATGAGGCGCTTCATGCTTATCTGAATAACGCATTGACTCCCACTTGA
- a CDS encoding nitroreductase family protein, translated as MGLITIDQDECIQCKMCVNECPTYALTMGEQGPEATSPTACFECGHCVAVCPNEAIDHSLTPLAGQLPITEFSKFSAEEAERFLRSRRSIRSYKKTAVPREKLLQLVEIARFAPTGGNTQGISYVIVDDKETLRKASEMTIQSLENDPVLGMRYSAIVDAYREQGTDVILRDAPSLILTTAAKDFKNGRENSIFSLTYLELFAPSLGLGSCWAGGLEFCACAEDSPMLELFHIPEDKVITGAVMVGYPMYQYKRLVDRNPLDVAFFSNGKQKNNVPSPSISKNLEVR; from the coding sequence GTGGGACTTATTACAATCGATCAAGATGAGTGCATACAATGCAAGATGTGCGTCAATGAATGTCCAACTTATGCATTAACTATGGGAGAACAAGGTCCCGAAGCGACGTCGCCGACAGCCTGTTTTGAATGCGGACATTGTGTCGCTGTATGCCCAAACGAAGCGATTGATCATTCATTAACGCCGCTGGCCGGACAGCTTCCAATCACGGAATTCAGCAAGTTTAGCGCAGAAGAAGCAGAGCGCTTCTTACGATCCCGCCGTTCCATTCGCAGTTACAAGAAGACGGCGGTTCCACGGGAAAAACTGCTGCAGCTTGTGGAGATCGCCCGCTTCGCGCCGACGGGAGGCAACACGCAAGGGATCTCCTATGTCATTGTTGATGATAAAGAGACTTTGCGCAAGGCTTCGGAAATGACGATCCAGTCACTGGAAAATGACCCTGTGTTAGGAATGCGATATTCTGCTATCGTTGACGCATACCGTGAACAAGGAACGGATGTGATTCTACGCGATGCTCCAAGTCTCATCCTTACAACCGCTGCTAAAGATTTCAAGAACGGCCGGGAAAATTCGATCTTCTCGCTGACTTATCTCGAATTATTTGCGCCATCTCTCGGCTTAGGTTCCTGTTGGGCAGGGGGGCTCGAATTTTGCGCGTGTGCGGAAGATTCACCCATGCTGGAGTTATTCCATATCCCCGAAGATAAGGTCATCACCGGAGCCGTAATGGTTGGTTATCCAATGTATCAATATAAAAGATTAGTGGACCGGAATCCGCTGGATGTTGCTTTTTTTAGCAATGGAAAGCAGAAAAATAATGTCCCCTCCCCATCGATTAGTAAGAATCTAGAGGTTCGCTAA
- a CDS encoding amino acid permease translates to MKREEKGLSVWQLTMLALGTIVGGSFFLGSSVAVRAAGPSVLVAYVIGGILVYFILTALSEMTVANPASGSFRTYAEQAFGRGAGFTVGWVYWTGLVLAMSSEATAASILLRNWFPMFSLPILGVVIIITVTLLNLLGADRLSKLESGLSAIKLLAIAAFVVIAVCLAAGIGTALFGTAAGQGGAAAAGYSVLTGEPWMPGGISGIAGSMLMVMFTYAGFEVLGLAVPETRNPAVTIPKAIRLTIVLLVGLYLAAITALFLLIPRSLVSEQVSPFVSALTLHGLGWTGTVMNIVLVTAILSTMLASVFGLGRMLRSLAEEGHTPVWMRDRSDIPYRGILVSGGAMLGALGLGLMLPQGIYLFLVSSGGFSLLFVYAVIMASHYRLRKRQGGSFVRRRGMRGFPYTSWLSIGSLIAIIVSMPLIPGQGGGLAAGIMFVLLFAGLYAVGRFRGKSPDLSRKPLRPLPPAVSPGYANAEMSEELTDPKTKK, encoded by the coding sequence ATGAAGCGTGAAGAGAAGGGGTTATCGGTATGGCAGCTAACCATGCTTGCGCTTGGAACCATTGTGGGCGGCTCATTTTTCCTGGGTTCATCGGTGGCGGTTCGCGCGGCGGGGCCTTCTGTACTTGTGGCTTATGTGATTGGCGGGATTCTGGTCTATTTCATATTAACGGCGTTATCGGAAATGACGGTTGCGAATCCGGCGTCCGGCTCATTCCGCACCTATGCTGAACAAGCCTTTGGCCGGGGAGCCGGCTTTACGGTAGGCTGGGTATACTGGACCGGGCTTGTGCTGGCTATGTCAAGCGAAGCGACGGCGGCATCCATTTTACTTCGGAATTGGTTTCCTATGTTTTCACTCCCTATTCTCGGGGTGGTTATTATTATCACGGTAACGCTGCTTAACTTGCTGGGGGCAGACCGGTTAAGCAAGCTCGAAAGCGGGCTTTCGGCGATTAAGCTGCTCGCCATTGCGGCTTTTGTGGTGATAGCCGTATGCTTGGCCGCCGGAATCGGGACCGCTCTGTTCGGTACGGCAGCCGGGCAGGGCGGCGCAGCGGCGGCCGGCTACAGCGTCCTGACCGGCGAGCCCTGGATGCCGGGAGGGATCAGCGGCATTGCAGGGAGCATGCTGATGGTTATGTTTACCTATGCGGGATTTGAAGTGCTCGGACTTGCTGTACCCGAAACGCGCAATCCGGCAGTAACAATACCGAAGGCCATCCGGCTCACGATCGTACTGCTGGTGGGTCTATATTTAGCTGCCATAACGGCTCTGTTTTTGCTAATTCCCCGTTCCCTCGTGTCCGAACAGGTAAGCCCATTCGTATCGGCGCTTACCCTGCATGGTTTGGGCTGGACGGGAACTGTAATGAACATTGTGCTGGTTACGGCAATATTATCCACGATGCTTGCATCTGTCTTCGGCTTGGGCCGCATGCTCCGTTCTTTGGCCGAGGAAGGACACACACCCGTCTGGATGCGGGATCGCTCGGATATTCCGTATCGCGGTATTCTCGTATCGGGAGGCGCCATGCTGGGCGCTCTCGGTCTCGGATTGATGCTGCCGCAGGGCATTTATTTATTTCTGGTCAGCTCTGGCGGCTTCTCTCTGCTATTCGTCTATGCCGTCATAATGGCTAGCCATTACCGGCTCCGTAAGCGGCAAGGCGGTTCGTTTGTACGGCGGCGTGGAATGAGAGGCTTTCCTTATACGTCATGGCTCTCCATCGGGAGCCTGATCGCAATTATCGTAAGCATGCCCCTGATCCCGGGACAGGGGGGAGGCCTTGCGGCTGGAATAATGTTTGTTCTGTTGTTCGCTGGTTTGTATGCGGTCGGCCGCTTTCGCGGAAAATCTCCAGATTTATCGCGGAAACCGCTCCGTCCGCTGCCACCCGCTGTGTCTCCAGGTTACGCCAACGCGGAGATGTCTGAAGAGCTGACCGACCCTAAGACGAAGAAATGA